The genomic window TTCCGCGGTGGACATGGGGCCCATTTTGGCAAGCTCGGCGGCGGCGATTTCTTTGGCTTCCGGCGTTTTCCTGACTTCGGGCGGATAGATGATGTAGAGGATGTAGGGAACGACGATGAGCGAGATGATGCCGGGCACGATGGCGGCCACCGCCCAGTCGATCCAGGTGATGTTGATGTTGAGGGTTTTGCGCGCCAGTTCGACGCACAGCGGGTTGCCGGCCATGGCGGTCATGAACATGGCGGAGGTGACGACGTTGCCCTGATAGACGGTCTGCATCATGTAGGCGCCGAAGCGGCGGGGGCTGTCGCCCGGCTCGGAACCGAAAGCGGAGCTCAGGCTACGGGCGATGGGGAAGAGGATGCCGCCGGCGCGGGCGGTGTTGGACGGAGTGGCCATGCTGATGACGAGGTCGCTGGCGACGAGGGAGTAGCCGAGCGACAGAGTGCTACCGCCGAGCACGCTCATGAATTTGTAGGCGATGCGGCGGCCGAGGCCGGATTTGATGAAGCCGCGGGCGAAGAGGAAGGCGGCGACGATGAGCCAGATAGTGCCGTTGGCGAAGCCGCTCAGCACTTCGGCCGGTTTGAGTATGCCGGCGAGGGCGGAAAATGTAAGACTGATGATGGCAATCGAGCCCATCGGCAGCGGCTGGAGGATGAAACCGAGGATGGTGGACACGAAGATGGCGAAGAGGTGCCACGCCTGCGGCTTGACTCCCGCAGGCACCGGGGCGAACCAGATGGCCGCGCCGACGGCGACTGTCACTAAGGCCCGAATGAGGTCTTTGTTCATGCTGTCCCTCCTGTTTCTTTTTCTTCGGGCTGCCGCGCGCGCTCCGGATGTATGAAATGATGCCGGTCGGGATAGGCTCGCACGCTGCCAGCCCGTTCATCATTTCCATGATACCTTTCCGGCCCCGGTTTTCGCTATGTTAGGTTAGTTTGTAAACATTTATGCAATTAAAGCAATCGTTTTGTAACTAATGTAAGCGGGGCGCGTCACCAGTATCTGGCGACCAGGGCCTCGTCGGCGTTGACGCAGCGGTATTTATAGACCGGCCGGCCGATGGCGCCGTATACGGCGTCGACTTCGAGCACGCTTTGCCGGGTGAGGAAGTCGAGGTATTTGCGCATCGATACCCGCGAGATGCCGACGGTGCGGGCCATGTCTTCGGTGGAGAAGGCGGCGGCGCCGGTGGCGGCGATCTGGGTCCAGACGCGGCGCAGGGTGTTGCGGTCGAGCCCCTTGGGGAGTTCGGTCTGGGACGGCAGGTCTTTGTGGAGGATGCGGCGGTCGAGGTCGGCCTGGCTGAGGACGGCATTTTGCCGCATGAGCCGCACCCTGTCGCGGTAGGCGGTCAGCGAGGCGTTGAGCCGCTCGAATTCGAACGGTTTGATGAGGTAGTCGACGGCGCCGTATTGGAGGGCTTTCTGGATGCTGCCCCGGTCGGCGGCGGCGGTGACGAGGATGACGTCGACCCCGTCGCCGGCGCGGCGGATGTCGCTCAGGAGCTCAAGCCCGGTTTTACCGGGCATAAAGATGTCGAGGAGGACGAGGTCGACGTTTTCGCGGGCGAGGACGGCCAGGGCTTCGTCGCCCGAGGCGGCGACGGCGGCCAGCTCGAACCCTTCGGTCCTGGCGAGGTAGCGTTTGTTGAATTCGGCTACCATGGGGTCGTCTTCGACGATGAGGACTTTGATCATGCCGTTCCCTCCGCGTGTGTGTAGGGTATCGTTACTGTGAAGCGGGCGCCCCCGTCGTCGCCGGCGGCGAAACCGACGCGCCCGCCGAGGCGGTCGAGGCTGCATTTTACGAGGTATAGCCCCAGCCCGCGGTCGTCGGCTTTTGTGGAAAATCCTTTGGCGAAGATTGCTTCGCCGCTGGCGGGGTCGATTCCCGGACCGCTGTCGGCAACGGCGATGGTGAGCTCACCGCCGCCCACGGCGAAGTCGAGGGTTACCCGTTTGCGGGGAGCGTCGGCGACAGCGTCCAGGGCGTTGTCGATGAGGTTGCCGACGATGGTGATGAGCTCGTGGACGGTTTCCGGGTCGGCGGGCGGGGGCAGGCTGCCTGAGGGGGCAAGGACGAGTTCGACCCCCAGTTCCCGGGCCCGGCTGAGTTTACCGAGCAGGAAGCCGGCCAGCACCGGGTCGCGGATTTGGCCGGTGACGAACCCGGCTTCGGTCTGGCGGGCCTGGGCGATGCTGTTGATGTAGGCGGCGAGCTGGTCGTAGCATTCCATTTTGACCATGCCGAGGATGACGTGGAGTTTGTTCATGAATTCGTGGGTCTGGGCGCGGAGGGCTTCGGCGTAGGTGCGAATGCCGGTGAGCTGTTCGGCGAGCAGGCGGATGTCCGTTTTGTCGCGGAAGGTGGCGAGGGCGCCGACGACTTCCCCGTCGACCCTTATGGGCATGCGGTTGGTGAGGATTTCGACGCCGTTGATGTTCTGCACCTGGTCGAGTTCGACCCGGCCGCTTTCCAGCACTTCCTGCAGCCTGGTGTTGGCGATTTTTTCGGTGACCTTTTGGCCGATGAAGTCGCCGGCGAGGCCGGCCTTGCGCAGGATACGCATCGCTTCGTCGTTGACGACGGTGATGCGGGCGTCTTTGTCGACGGCGATGATGCCTTCGCGGACCGACTGGAGGGTGGCGTTGCGCTCCTCGACAAGGCGGGCGATGGCGAAGGGCTCAAGGCCGAACATG from Sporomusaceae bacterium includes these protein-coding regions:
- a CDS encoding response regulator, coding for MIKVLIVEDDPMVAEFNKRYLARTEGFELAAVAASGDEALAVLARENVDLVLLDIFMPGKTGLELLSDIRRAGDGVDVILVTAAADRGSIQKALQYGAVDYLIKPFEFERLNASLTAYRDRVRLMRQNAVLSQADLDRRILHKDLPSQTELPKGLDRNTLRRVWTQIAATGAAAFSTEDMARTVGISRVSMRKYLDFLTRQSVLEVDAVYGAIGRPVYKYRCVNADEALVARYW
- the dcuS gene encoding DcuS/MalK family sensor histidine kinase, whose product is MSAGKPYLNLQTKIALLVCGVVALALLVTNTLITRHIAATVETSIGENAADIARIMARSPQVIASLAGGSEAPDLQAFASGIRKATNVEFIVVMDMAGIRKTHPNPAIIGRHFVGGDEVAVLREGREYTSVAQGTLGLSLRAFTPVLAADGRQVGAVAVGILLHDVEREIARARSIIYLAVGVGLLVGVAGALALAANIKKTMFGLEPFAIARLVEERNATLQSVREGIIAVDKDARITVVNDEAMRILRKAGLAGDFIGQKVTEKIANTRLQEVLESGRVELDQVQNINGVEILTNRMPIRVDGEVVGALATFRDKTDIRLLAEQLTGIRTYAEALRAQTHEFMNKLHVILGMVKMECYDQLAAYINSIAQARQTEAGFVTGQIRDPVLAGFLLGKLSRARELGVELVLAPSGSLPPPADPETVHELITIVGNLIDNALDAVADAPRKRVTLDFAVGGGELTIAVADSGPGIDPASGEAIFAKGFSTKADDRGLGLYLVKCSLDRLGGRVGFAAGDDGGARFTVTIPYTHAEGTA
- a CDS encoding anion permease — translated: MNKDLIRALVTVAVGAAIWFAPVPAGVKPQAWHLFAIFVSTILGFILQPLPMGSIAIISLTFSALAGILKPAEVLSGFANGTIWLIVAAFLFARGFIKSGLGRRIAYKFMSVLGGSTLSLGYSLVASDLVISMATPSNTARAGGILFPIARSLSSAFGSEPGDSPRRFGAYMMQTVYQGNVVTSAMFMTAMAGNPLCVELARKTLNINITWIDWAVAAIVPGIISLIVVPYILYIIYPPEVRKTPEAKEIAAAELAKMGPMSTAEKIVAAAFVLALALWVAAGLKKVLPWVPVVDATIVALLAVSIMLVTKVLDWKDVLDEKGAWDTLIWMGTIVGLAGFLAKLGFIPWFAKYVSANIAGIAWVPALAILLAVYMYAHYGFASLTAHITAMYAAFTAVAVAAGAPPMLAALAFAFLSNLCMSLTHYAAGPSPIFFNAGYLDQGAWWRLGFIVSVINLVIWVGLGSMWWKILGLW